caccttctcttcctggTGACCATCACGCTGTCCCTTGTTGCCTTGTGTATTCGTATCGCCCGCctgctttttcttgtctAGCTCTCCCTTGTCTCCCTCACCATCTTTCCgttcatcctcctcctcatcatcagtATCGATTACCCCACGGAGAGAGGAACGCTCTCCGTGGCCTGTAACGATCTCCAGTGTCCAATCCTTGCCCTTTGCCCATTCCTCTAGTTTCTTCCTGAACGACTCAACTTTCTCGGGGTCCAGGTCAAACTTCTTTAGTTCCTCCTTGGACAGGAATTGCACTTCGCCGTTCACGCGTTTCGCAATCACATCCACCTTTTCCTCGCCAATGGAAGCCACACGGCCCTTTTCGATTTGCCTGCCCTCAGTTCCGACTAACCGCTTGGCACCAACTTCAATCCCTCCAATCACCGGAAATTCTAACGTTTCAGCGGATTCAACCAGTTTTTGAGACAAGTAGTACTCGTGCAATGCTTCCCAGTCTGGGACCTCATCTGGAGTGATAATCTCACGGCACTCGATAGTGTGAACTTCCTCTTGTTCGGGTGGTAGAAAGGCAACGTCGTTGCATAGACGGGGCGTATATATAAGCATCAAATATGAGCAGGTGTGAAGTTCCTTTATCCAGGCAATACGGTCTGTCGACTGCGGGTTACAGTGGAATTGAACTTCGATCTTCCGGTCCCTTCCCGTGAGATCGCACTGGTCGCCGCTGTCGAGATGTTGAACTAGGTAGCGTGAACCTCCTCTTGTCTGTAACTCCGCCAGGTCCGTGGTCGTCTTTCCGGATTTAGCATCACTTTCTTTATCGTCCTGGGCACCTTCACGCGGGAATCTACCCAGTATGAACGAGTGTGTGGCGTGGTCCTCAATGGGTGGGTAATTAGGGATACCCGCACCAGATGGAAGCGCATGGAATTGCTTGACTTGGTTCTTGTAGCAGAACGAGTATGACCACCAGCCCGAGATGTAGTAAAGGCACCGACCCTCCATCTCCCGGAGAAGTTCCAGGCCACGGTCTGTTGCACGCGCGAGTTCCTTtcgctcttcgtcttcattgaCTTCGGGCTTCGTTTGattgccatcgccgtcttcTACCACGGGGATCTGGCAGAGATATCGCTGATCTTCGAGAACCAACTCCTCGTAGGAAAGCTTGACAGCATCTTCAGTAGAAGCATCCCGTATCGGATCGTAAGTTTCGTCCTTTAACGGGGCTTGTTCGTGGGTGTCTCTCTTGCCAGCGGCCAAGGAGCCGCTATGCGGTGTTTGCTCTAAGAAGGCGCGCGCTTGAGAATCGAGAATGTAGCCGTCAGGGAAATGGAGTCGGAACTACAAGTGTGCATGGTTAGTACGGGAGACAAGGGGGTTTGACAGCGAATGATTATTCACCTGAGGGAAGGCTAGTAAATCATCATTGATATTGAACTTTCTGTTTGCCCATGCGCCAGAACTTGCACATGTTAGCACAAGCAGGGAGGCTATTAATCTCGACTGGCTGCGCATTTGGAGCGGAGTGTATGGTCTCGATATCCCCAGGGTAGCGATTTGCGCGAGAGATATGGCCAGTTTACCCACGGTGGGGAATTCCCTAAGTGACGACAGTCGTCAAGTAGAAAATGGCTTGATATTAGAAAAATTGAATAAATTCTAGCTATTTCTGAGAGGAAAAGGGCAGCCAAGCAagatgttgaatgttgatGACAGCTGTGAGGTTGATCTTATCAGCACGTGCCACTCGCTATCTTCATCTTTCCATATCGAGATAGCGCCTCTCAGGGACTGCAATTCCGCACCAAGCGGGTCTGCAATGAGAAATCAAGAGAAGTTGTAAATGGGCTTATCATTTAATGTATAATTGATTAGAAAAGCAAATAATCATTCCTTCTTATGTTATCCAACCGTGGCTCATAGTGCAAATGATTCATGCTTGCAAATGATTCATGCTTGCAAATGCAAAACCCCCCAGTGGAATCCCAGGTCTTGGCGCCGCTGACAGGAATCTTTGTCAGAGCCTCGCTATTTCCGCTTTGGGCCACGGATCCGTAAATCAAGCTTAACTAATGGTCACTCAGCAAGATCTCCCGCAATCATGGGAGAGATCGAACGGCTTAGCAGCTTAGATGGAGCCAAACCCGCAGAGGGGGGGGAGGGATGCTTattctagaattatataaagtGACTAAATGCCCCTCGTAGTTCTGTCGAGGATCTTCCACCACGTTCCTACCCCCCTCAAGCAAAAGTATAAATAGCCACATTCGAAGCCGATGAAATTGCTCTGTTCCATTTTTGTTGGCATCGCAACAATTGTCTTCACTGCTCTCAAGTTCAATCCAGACTTGAATATCCGTGTCGACTTTGACCTTCTAAAAGACTTCACTTCGCGACTACAAGCCTACTACACTACGGCAACTGCCAAAGAACCCATTCCACCAACTATTCCTACCGACCCTATCACCCTCAAAATGTCCGTGCCCCGCACAATCCGCACTGCCTTCCTCGCAGTTGAGCAAGCCGAAGGCGCAGGCGCGCGCGTTCGCCGCTCAATCGGCACTGCAAAGCTCCGCAATTTCTCGCCCTTCCTCATGCTCGACCACTTCACCATTGGCAAGGGCGCCGGCTTCCCGGACCACCCCCACCGCGGGCAAGAAACAATCACCTACCTGCTCTCAGGCGGCGTCGACCATGAAGATTTCGCAGGGAACAAGGGGACCATTGGGCCCGGCGACCTGCAGTTCATGACGGCCGGCAAGGGAATCATGCACGCGGAAATGCCGCACGAGAACCCCGACGGCAGTCCCAATGTCGGCATGCAGTTGTGGGTTGATCTACCCAAGACGCTGAAGATGTGCGAGCCGCGGTACCGCGATCTGAGGGCCAGCGAGATCCCTGTTGCGAATGTCGACCAGGGCCGTGTTACCGTTAAGGTTATTTCGGGCCAGAGCCATGGTGTTGACTCCGTTCGCGATTTGGCATATACCCCTGTTTGGCTCCTTGATATGACTATTAAGCCTGGTGGCCGGATCTCACAAGTGCTCCCGGTTGGGTGGAATGCGTTTGCTTATACGTTATCGGGCAACACAGTGTTTGGGTCGCGGGACTCGACGCAGCTGGTAAAGCAGTTCCATAATGTTGTTTTCGACCAGGCAGGAGATTATGTCGAGGTTTCGGTGCCGGATaatgccgaggaggagtCGAGGATTATCCTTGTTGCTGGGCAGCCGCTGGACCAGAAGGTTGTGCAATATGGACCATTTGTGTTGACGAGTCAGGAGGAGGTTTACCAAGCTATGCTTGATTACCAGACTGGTTCGAATGGATTCGAGAAAGTCCGCGGATGGGCGAGCGAGATTGGGAAGCGGATGGCGGGTCACTAGTCTCCGTCTTATTATCCAGTTATTATGGTTATAGTGTCCATGATTGTTTGTATATAGATACTCCTTATCGTTAGCCTTTAGCTTTGAATTTTGTATAAAATGTTCAGTACAGGTTATGAaacttttttctttcaaATCTAATGCGGGCCTTTTATTCGTAGATCATTCTTTGATTAGTAGATAATACAAGAAATTCCACATTGCAGTGCGCTATATCAGTTACAAGATAAGAAAAAGTAGACTAGAGAGGGAAGGTTCACTACCAATGACAAATATCCAAAactggaagatgaagccatTTCCAGCAGTGACTCCAGACGCCGTACAGCCCTGCCCTGGCAGTTGCAATACGACCCAATATTAGATTGGCCAACACTCGGGGCGAGTGTGTTCCCCGATTGCGAACACTGAGTTTACAAAGCGTCAAATGCCGGGTTAACGGGGTGTTACAAGATGCACCTATTTCGCAAAGTGCAAGTCATAGCCAAGCCATTTACGTGCGTTCACTCCGGCCACATCTAGACCGGGAGTTCCGTAGGTCAAGGGTGCGAAGAACCAGAATCCCCAGATGGTAGCGGCCAAAATCGTCAAGGTCGCAATCCAACCGGCAAGGACGGAATTCAAGCCCATGCGCTCTCTCGCAGTGACGAAACGCCTGATCTTCGCCTTGCCCGTCGGGTCGTCTGCAGCTATTGGTACTGTCGCCGGTACCGAAATCGGCTGGATGTTGAAAATGAATTCAATCAGCGCGCCTGTCACAAGAGCCGATGCAACATGCGCGGGCAGATAATGATGCAGGAAACGTTGGCGACCCATCAACCAGAAGGGGAAATAATGGGCGGCCCAgcacaaaaacaagaaaccgGTGCTGTTATATAGGCGCGAACGAGAGCCGGTGCCCCAAACTAGAAAGATTAGTATTGTATAAACGGAGCGGCTCGAGGTATATCAACTCACTctcttcaacagcatccACTCCACGACGAAGTGAAAGCTGATCAGCACCAATAACGCCGGCAAACACAGCTAGAAGACTGCTAGAAATCCACCATCCAACTGGATTGCCGAGGAAATAGATCTGCTCGCGAGTGTCGTTCTTGGTCCAGAAGCTGACACCACGCAGAAGGAACGGCCATTGGAACGGCTCGCTCGCGTAGGGGTGGCTGCTAGTCAGCGCATTGTTGTGGAAAAACATAGCTCGCTGCAGTTCAATGTACTTCCTCCAGAAGGGCATATGCTTAACCTTGCGCTCTTCCTTATTGAGGCGGGGACTATCCTCTTCCAAGGACTCAACAGTCTCCACAAACCAGATGTTGCTGCCTTGAAGAACATTCTTATTGCCGTTGATCTCGGCTTGCTTGAAACCCCAATCAGGCAACGGAGATGTGTGAGTCCACATAGCGACCTTGGTTGGCACATGGACCAATTTAAATTGGCTAGCAAGTGTCCTGAATTCCTGTTTAGACTTGCCATGTTCAACCTTAATTTCGAATAGCGTGTCGTTATGTCTCTTGTCATCGGCGAGCTCGTGAGAAACGGTGGTGAACTCTTGGTTCGTAGGGTAATAAGGCGATGCGACGTCGTGAGTGAGGAGAATGGTATCGGTAGCCACGTGACGAAGTTGGACAACATCGCCATTGCGTaccttcttgctcttctcgTCACTTGCATCCAACGGAACAGTGGGGATGATTTGCCAGTGGTTGTTGGTATCATTGTAAGGGTACCCAGTCACTTGCTGGCCCTGGCTGGAGATACGTCCATCGTCGTAGCGCAGTGGGTACGTGTCCGGGTGACTGTGTAAGAAAACCTTCGTATCTTTGTGTCGCATGGAAATCGTGTCAAAGTATTCAATACTAACAGATTGCGCAGACAAGGCATTGTCACTCAGCGTTTCCTGGAAAGCAGGTGTCATGAAATCATCACCAGGGCCAGAGTGTGTGAGAATGGCGAAGTGGACCTGGAACCAGAATAGATAGAAGAAGAATGGAATAACGACGAGGGAGACGAAGCGGGCTGCAAAGTGCTTGCTCCATTCGACCATACTAAGAGCGCCGCCGGGTCGTCGGATGTCCAGCAAGTTCCACAGGTCAACCAACACAGCCGCACCGATGGTGACGAAAGTGAAGACACCGACGTACTTGGTTGAAATAACGCAGCTCAGCGAGACACCAGTCAGAAGAAGCCACTTCCACCATTTCCGTCCGAAGGCCTCATGGCGCAGTTTGTAGAACCGAACGTAGCACAGGATACTCAGAGCCATCGTGATGACTAGAGTGGAGTCCAACAGGATCAGTCGGTCTTCGCCAATGTGGGCGTTATCAAACAGGACAAGCCCCGAAGCTAGGACACAGGCCGGAAGCGAGTATCCAGACTCCCACATAATCAGAAACACCACGGGGATTGTGAGGGCGCCGAGAATGGCGGGCATGGCGCGGAGAGCAACATAAGGGACCTTGTTATCAATGTACGATTCGCCAATGTTTTCGAACAGATAGTGGCCGTCATAGCCGACCAACCACCCGGTAAATGCGAGCAGGAGTTTGGCAAACGGGGGGTGAACGTCGAAAAAGTAGGTACGTCGTAGATAGTAGGAAGCGAACTAATGAGCAGGCGAGCATGTCAGTTATAAGCCCCCCTTCTCTGCAAGTACACGGGTGTAAATACCTTTCCAAAATGCACCTCGTCAAAAACAACCTGGTCGGGGTAGGAAATCTTGTAGAATCGAGTGATGAAAGCCAGCACGGTCAGAATGGTAATGGCCAGCCGATAGTCCCATTCTGACGAGCGAGGCGGCGCTGCCCTCAATTGAGAGGACGAAGGAGCAAAAGAGTGGTCGAAGGTTGCCGGAGAGTCCTCCTTCTTGCCGCCCCTCTTCCGaagagagggcgaggaagacatAATCACCAAGCCAAAACAACAGGGATCAAGGAAAGTACGAATAGAACTGCGAGCGCAAGGAGTTAGCAATGGCCGAGGACAGCGCGAAGGGCTCAGGACAGCACAAGCTCACAGTTCAAAATATAAGCTACAAAATGGTTCAATAAACCGGCATAATCGAATTGCGGTGTTCTTGAGGTTGGCAATGGTCTGGATTGCGTGTCTTCATCGCGGACCCGGAACGGAACAAGTAAAGGCCACTCACTCACTTCCTTTTGAGTTCGGGCCAAACATGAGCTTCAAGTGAATCTACCGACTACGTAATTCCCGAAACTCAGGGGCTTACTGGCTAGGTTACTACATTTTCAAACAAAAAAGCTCAAATTTGTATGTTTCATTTCATCTGGAAATAATATACTCTACCTGGACTATGCCAATTGCAAATTGATGACAGAATATGAAAGCTATGTCCAAGAGATGCCGGATATCCAAATGCAGCTCAATGCTCCAAACGCTCCATT
Above is a window of Aspergillus puulaauensis MK2 DNA, chromosome 2, nearly complete sequence DNA encoding:
- the YOS9 gene encoding PRKCSH domain-containing protein (BUSCO:EOG09264C3V;~COG:O;~EggNog:ENOG410PK6W;~InterPro:IPR009011,IPR012913;~PFAM:PF07915;~SECRETED:SignalP(1-23)) encodes the protein MRSQSRLIASLLVLTCASSGAWANRKFNINDDLLAFPQFRLHFPDGYILDSQARAFLEQTPHSGSLAAGKRDTHEQAPLKDETYDPIRDASTEDAVKLSYEELVLEDQRYLCQIPVVEDGDGNQTKPEVNEDEERKELARATDRGLELLREMEGRCLYYISGWWSYSFCYKNQVKQFHALPSGAGIPNYPPIEDHATHSFILGRFPREGAQDDKESDAKSGKTTTDLAELQTRGGSRYLVQHLDSGDQCDLTGRDRKIEVQFHCNPQSTDRIAWIKELHTCSYLMLIYTPRLCNDVAFLPPEQEEVHTIECREIITPDEVPDWEALHEYYLSQKLVESAETLEFPVIGGIEVGAKRLVGTEGRQIEKGRVASIGEEKVDVIAKRVNGEVQFLSKEELKKFDLDPEKVESFRKKLEEWAKGKDWTLEIVTGHGERSSLRGVIDTDDEEEDERKDGEGDKGELDKKKQAGDTNTQGNKGQRDGHQEEKVAGHEQKDERAPESSEEPPSEEGDVGGSEETFKDEL
- the pmt4 gene encoding dolichyl-phosphate-mannose-protein mannosyltransferase (BUSCO:EOG09260J53;~CAZy:GT39;~COG:O;~EggNog:ENOG410PGU4;~InterPro:IPR036300,IPR027005,IPR016093,IPR003342, IPR032421;~PFAM:PF16192,PF02815,PF02366;~TransMembrane:11 (i42-61o96-116i128-151o157-174i181-203o223-251i272-291o594-615i636-654o666-685i725-746o);~go_component: GO:0016020 - membrane [Evidence IEA];~go_function: GO:0000030 - mannosyltransferase activity [Evidence IEA];~go_process: GO:0006493 - protein O-linked glycosylation [Evidence IEA]), which codes for MSSSPSLRKRGGKKEDSPATFDHSFAPSSSQLRAAPPRSSEWDYRLAITILTVLAFITRFYKISYPDQVVFDEVHFGKFASYYLRRTYFFDVHPPFAKLLLAFTGWLVGYDGHYLFENIGESYIDNKVPYVALRAMPAILGALTIPVVFLIMWESGYSLPACVLASGLVLFDNAHIGEDRLILLDSTLVITMALSILCYVRFYKLRHEAFGRKWWKWLLLTGVSLSCVISTKYVGVFTFVTIGAAVLVDLWNLLDIRRPGGALSMVEWSKHFAARFVSLVVIPFFFYLFWFQVHFAILTHSGPGDDFMTPAFQETLSDNALSAQSVSIEYFDTISMRHKDTKVFLHSHPDTYPLRYDDGRISSQGQQVTGYPYNDTNNHWQIIPTVPLDASDEKSKKVRNGDVVQLRHVATDTILLTHDVASPYYPTNQEFTTVSHELADDKRHNDTLFEIKVEHGKSKQEFRTLASQFKLVHVPTKVAMWTHTSPLPDWGFKQAEINGNKNVLQGSNIWFVETVESLEEDSPRLNKEERKVKHMPFWRKYIELQRAMFFHNNALTSSHPYASEPFQWPFLLRGVSFWTKNDTREQIYFLGNPVGWWISSSLLAVFAGVIGADQLSLRRGVDAVEEIWGTGSRSRLYNSTGFLFLCWAAHYFPFWLMGRQRFLHHYLPAHVASALVTGALIEFIFNIQPISVPATVPIAADDPTGKAKIRRFVTARERMGLNSVLAGWIATLTILAATIWGFWFFAPLTYGTPGLDVAGVNARKWLGYDLHFAK
- a CDS encoding pirin family protein (COG:S;~EggNog:ENOG410PH6B;~InterPro:IPR008778,IPR003829,IPR014710,IPR011051;~PFAM:PF05726,PF02678), producing the protein MKLLCSIFVGIATIVFTALKFNPDLNIRVDFDLLKDFTSRLQAYYTTATAKEPIPPTIPTDPITLKMSVPRTIRTAFLAVEQAEGAGARVRRSIGTAKLRNFSPFLMLDHFTIGKGAGFPDHPHRGQETITYLLSGGVDHEDFAGNKGTIGPGDLQFMTAGKGIMHAEMPHENPDGSPNVGMQLWVDLPKTLKMCEPRYRDLRASEIPVANVDQGRVTVKVISGQSHGVDSVRDLAYTPVWLLDMTIKPGGRISQVLPVGWNAFAYTLSGNTVFGSRDSTQLVKQFHNVVFDQAGDYVEVSVPDNAEEESRIILVAGQPLDQKVVQYGPFVLTSQEEVYQAMLDYQTGSNGFEKVRGWASEIGKRMAGH